A genome region from Chloroflexota bacterium includes the following:
- a CDS encoding mandelate racemase/muconate lactonizing enzyme family protein produces the protein MRITEVKTTAVRVPLSEPVKWSGGTRGTAPALIVEIETDAGMVGLGECSGPHIPVIQTAVDAELRPLLIGQDPLRTEFLLHRMDEHVIHWFRTGNHAIAGLEMALLDIKAKHWGTSVCDLLGGRYRDAVEYMGYLFIDTPERNAAKAKAYVDRGFRSLKVKVGRSIEQDAASIAAIRAAVGPDVRIRIDANQGWSVPSAIKAIRAMEPYGLEYVEQPVTDRDFDGMAQVARAVQTPVAADESCKTVLDALQLAQKQACGVFVIYVSEAGGLLKSRQIADIAYQSGITCVLGTWAELGIGTLAGAHLIASHRSFALANDTHYPIQQDDVITDLLQIESGTLRLPEEPGLGAALDREKLAHFANFPARETVHGDPESPDTILRRGQIL, from the coding sequence ATGAGAATCACCGAGGTAAAGACCACTGCCGTGCGGGTGCCGCTCAGCGAGCCCGTGAAGTGGTCGGGAGGCACCCGGGGCACCGCGCCGGCGCTCATCGTCGAGATCGAGACCGATGCGGGCATGGTCGGCTTAGGCGAGTGCTCCGGGCCGCACATTCCCGTCATACAAACCGCAGTCGACGCGGAGCTCAGGCCGCTGCTCATCGGCCAGGACCCGCTGCGCACCGAGTTCCTGCTCCACCGGATGGACGAGCACGTCATCCACTGGTTCCGCACCGGCAATCACGCCATAGCCGGCCTTGAAATGGCGCTCCTCGATATCAAGGCCAAGCATTGGGGCACGAGCGTCTGCGACCTGCTCGGCGGCCGCTACCGAGACGCGGTGGAGTACATGGGCTACCTCTTTATCGACACACCGGAACGGAATGCCGCCAAAGCCAAGGCATACGTCGACCGGGGTTTCCGCAGCCTCAAGGTCAAAGTCGGCCGGAGCATCGAGCAGGACGCGGCCAGCATCGCCGCAATTCGCGCAGCCGTGGGGCCGGACGTGCGCATTCGCATCGACGCCAATCAAGGCTGGAGCGTGCCTTCTGCCATCAAGGCCATCCGCGCCATGGAACCGTACGGCCTGGAGTACGTGGAGCAGCCGGTTACGGACCGGGACTTCGACGGCATGGCGCAGGTCGCTCGCGCCGTGCAAACGCCCGTCGCCGCCGACGAGAGCTGTAAGACCGTCCTCGACGCGCTGCAACTCGCCCAGAAACAGGCGTGCGGCGTGTTCGTCATCTACGTATCGGAAGCCGGCGGACTGCTTAAGTCACGTCAGATCGCAGACATTGCATACCAGTCGGGCATCACCTGTGTGTTGGGCACCTGGGCGGAACTCGGGATTGGCACGCTGGCGGGTGCGCACCTCATTGCTAGCCACCGCAGCTTTGCCCTGGCGAATGATACCCACTATCCGATCCAGCAGGATGACGTGATCACCGATTTGCTGCAAATTGAATCGGGTACCCTACGTTTGCCGGAGGAGCCGGGACTGGGCGCCGCGCTCGATCGGGAGAAACTCGCGCACTTCGCCAACTTTCCCGCGCGAGAGACCGTCCACGGCGACCCGGAGAGTCCGGACAC